In Nostocoides sp. HKS02, the DNA window TGCTCCTCGACGGGAGCCTCGAGTGTGGCGTCGATCGGCGGCACCACCCCGTGCCTGCGGACGAGCAGCACGTGCCAGACCACGATGAGGCCGACGACCAGGGGGAGCAGGGCGACGTGCCAGAGCAGCATCTGGCCCAGGTTGGTGACGTTGAACCAGGCGCCGATGCCCACGGAGTTCAGGCCGTCCTTGGCCTGCCCGGAGATCCACTGGGAGTCGAAGTTCGTCTGGACGAGGTAGCCGGTGAACGCCGCGCCGATGGAGGCGAGGAAGGACACCACGCCGGTCATCCAGGTCATCGCCCGCCGACCCCGCCATGCGGCCATCCAGAACTTGCCCCAGAGGTGCACGACCATGAACACGAAGAACAGCTCGACGCTCCAAAGGTGCACGCTGTTGACGAAGTGCCCGACCGACGACACGTGGTACCACTGCGGCCCCTCG includes these proteins:
- a CDS encoding cytochrome b N-terminal domain-containing protein yields the protein MSTPAPAADTGRYTWTGRLRERLVRTLPPEQLMPEEQPAYVASWIYVFGVATLAALVFIIASGVVLTLEGPQWYHVSSVGHFVNSVHLWSVELFFVFMVVHLWGKFWMAAWRGRRAMTWMTGVVSFLASIGAAFTGYLVQTNFDSQWISGQAKDGLNSVGIGAWFNVTNLGQMLLWHVALLPLVVGLIVVWHVLLVRRHGVVPPIDATLEAPVEEQPLAKERSS